GGGCGGCGAGCAGAACAGCTGGGAGGAGCTGTTGCGCTCGATGATGGGCCCCGAGGCGGCGGAGGAGGCCATGCGCGCCATGCGGGCGAGCGGGCTGGACCCCGAGGCGATGTCACGCGCGGCGGGGCTGCCGACGGACCGCAACCAGCTGATGATGATGCTCAGCCAGATGCAGCAGCTGCTGTCCTCGGGCGGCGGCGGACCGGTCAACTGGAACCTCGCGCAGAACCTCGCCCGGCAGACGGCGCACACCGGTGGTGACCCGTCGGTGACGGCCGCCGAGGCGGAGCAGGTGCGCTCCGCTCTGACGGTCGCAGATCTGTGGCTGGACGCCGCGACCGAGCTGGCCCCGGCCGGCGGGCGTCAGGAGGCCTGGAGCCGGGCGGACTGGGTGGAGCGCACCCTGCCCACCTGGAAGCGGCTCTCCGAACCGGTGGCCGCGTCGGTCGCGCAGGCCCTGGCGGACACCATCGCCGCGCAGAGCGAGCACATGCCCCCTGAGATGCAGGCACTCGCTCAACAGATGGGCGCGGCGGAGGGCATGCTGCGCCAGCTCGGCGGCGCCGTCTTCGGCATGCAGCTCGGCCAGGCAGTAGGCACCCTCGCCCGCGAGGCGTTCGGCCCCGCGGACACCGGCCTGCCGCTCGTTGAGCAGCCGGTCTCGGCGCTCGTGCCCGCCAACGTCGCCGCCTTCACCGAGGGGCTCGACGCACCGGCTGAGGAGGTCCGGCTGTTCCTGGCCGTCCGCGAGGTGGCGCACGCACGGCTCTTCGCGCACGTGCCGTGGCTGCGCGCCCACCTGCTGGGGATCGTGGCGTCCTACGCAGGCGAGATCACGATCGACACCGAGGCGATGGAGGAGGCCGTCCGCGGCATCGACCCCACCAACCCGGAGCAGCTGCGCGAGGCGTTCTCCGGCGGGGTCTTCGCCCTCGAGCAGTCCCCCGCCCAGAAGGCGGCGCTCGTTCGGCTCGAGACGGCGCTGGCCCTCGTGGAGGGCTGGGTCGAGGAGGTGACCGCGCAGGCGGTCGCCCCCCACCTGCCCCACGCGGTGCCCCTGCGCGAGATGCTGCGACGACGGCGCGCGACCGGCGGCCCGGCCGAGCAGACCTTCGCCACGCTCGTCGGGCTCGAGCTGCGACCGCGGCGCCTGCGTGAGGCGGCCACCCTGTGGGCCCGCCTGGGCGAGGCACGCGGCGTCGAGACCCGTGACCGCCTCTGGTCCCACCCCGACCTCATGCCGACGCCGGAAGAGCTCGACAACCCGGACGGTTTCGTCGCCTCGCGGCAGGCGGCCCGAGCCGCCGAGGAGGACGTCGACGCCGCCCTGGCGGCCCTGCTCGACGGCACGCTCCCGGACGAGGCAGGTCGGTCCCCGCACGACCCGGCCCCCGGGACGTCGCCCTCCCCCGGCTCCGGTTCGCCGGCGGACGGCTCGGGCGGCGAGCCTGGCGGCGACCGCACGAAGGACGCACCCGACGACGACGCGCCCAGGGGCTAGGGCGACGCTCGGCTGCCGCGCCCTCTCGGCTGCCGTCGGCACCGGACGCACTGTCCACAGGCCGGGAGCCGACGGCGGCACCTCCCCGGTCCCGCATGTCACGCTCGTTCCCGGGCCGGTCGTCGACCGGCGGGGAGGGGGCGCACCGTGCACCTGCGACCTGGTCTGAGCGTGCTGTGGCGCGGACCGGGCGAGAGCCAGGTCGGGGTCGACCCGCGCTGCGCCGTCGTCCTCGACGGGCTGACGCCCGGCGACCAGCGGGTGGTCGAGCACCTCACGCGCGGCCCGACGCCGGCCGACCTGCAGCGCGTCGGCCGGGCCGTCGGCGTCGAGCCCGAGCGGGTGCGTGAGCTGGTCGCCCGGCTCAAGGCCGCCGGTGTCCTGGACACCCGGCCCACTCGGTCCAGCTGGTCCCTGGCGGTTCCCGACACCGAGGAGTCCTACTGGTCCCGGCTGCGGGACGACGGCGACGGCGCCGCCGTCCTCGCGGTACGCGCCTCCAAGCGGGTGGCCGTCGTGGGTCTGGACCGCGTCGGGTCCTTCCTCGCCACGTTCCTGGCCATGGGCGGGGTCGGGACGCTGCTCCTCGACGACGTGTCGGCCGTGACCGAGGCCGACCTCGGCGTGTTCCAGGCGCGGGACGTGGGTGGCCGCCGCGCGACACGTGCCGTCACCCACCTGCGCGCCGCCTTCCCGCGCCTGCGGACCTCGGCGCCGGCCGGCACGCGGCCCGATCTCGTGGTGACCGTCTCCACCGCCGTCGCCGACCCTCTGCGGTTGCGTCACCTCCGGCGGGCCGCGATCGCTCACCTTCCGGTGGTGGTCGGGGAGGTCGCCGTCGTCGTCGGTCCGCTCGTGGTGCCCGGGCGCGGGCCGTGCACGCGGTGCCTCGACCTGCACCGGGTGGACGCCGACCCCGCGTGGCCGGCCCTGGCCGCCCAGCTGCTGACGTCGGCGCCCACCGGGACGCCGGCCACGCTCGCCCAGCTGGGCGCGGCGCTCGCGGCCCACCAGGTCCTCGCGGCGCTCGACGACCGGACCGTGACGGTCACCGGCGCCACGCTCGAGGTCACCGCGCTCGACCCCGTGCCGCTGGTCCGGCAGTGGGCGCCGCATCCCGCGTGCGGGTGCGATGCGCCATCGGCGCCGGCCACTGACCCGGCCGCGGCGACGACGACCCCGGACCAGGCCGCCGCAACCACAGCGGCAACCACAGACCCAGCCGCGGTAGGGCCCACCTCGGCAGACGGGGAAGAGGACGGCGACGGGGAGCCGGCCCGCGCCGATGCCCTGGCGCCCGCCGGGTCAGGGGGCCGCGCATGACGGCGCCGCCGGCGGCCGGGCTCGTGCAGCCCCGGCCGCCGGCGGCGCCGGTAAGTGCCCTCGAGGTGGACGCGCCGCGAGAGGCGCGGCCGAGGCCGCGGACCGCAGGGGCTCAGCTGGGGCTACGCGGCGGACTCGTCCTTGCGGGGGCGGCCGCGTCCGCGCTTGCGCGCCACGACGACGCCGTCCTGGAACACCTCGCCGCCCCACACACCCCACGGCTCGCCGCGATCGAGGGCGCCCTCGAGGCATGCCTCACGCACGGGGCAGGTGCGGCACACCGCCTTGGCGCGCTCGACGTCGGCGGTGCGCTCGGCGAACCACAGGTCGGTGTCCTCGGCCTGCTGGCAGGGGGTGATGGCACCGGGTGACGCCGGGGTGGACAGCACGCCCCAGCCGGCGTCGCCGGTGAGGCTGTGCTCTGCGGTGGTGCTGGGCAGGGCCGGCCAGGACACGGACGTTCCTTGGCTGATCTGGTCGAGTAGGGCGGTGAGCTGCACGGAAGTGCTCCTGGGTTTCGTTCACTTGTCCGGGGCGTGGGCCCGCGTGACCGTCGCAGAACGACGGCGGCCGCGAGTCCCATTGAGGGTCCGCGGCCGGTGAACCTGCAGCTCGTGCAGTCTTAGTTCCGGGGGGCGGTTCCCTGGGAGGTGCCGATGGGCGCGATGCGACGACGCACCTTTGCCACGGCGGGGCCAGCGATGAAGGGGCAGGCATCGGACGCCGGCGTGTACACGGCGAGCTTGTTGCTCATCACCTCTGACACCTCCTTCGGCAGCGGGGATCCCTTTTGCTGGCTAGGCGGGGACCCGATCAACTCGGACACGTAGGACCCTAGACCCGGGTCAAGGAGCCGGGCAACGCATTATTCGAGATTCGCCCAGATTTCACCCGGGAGGATGAGCCGGGCTCGTCCCTCAGGACGATTCCCGGCCCGCGTACCGGCCCAGGCAGCACCGCGCCGCGGCACCG
This window of the Georgenia yuyongxinii genome carries:
- a CDS encoding WhiB family transcriptional regulator produces the protein MQLTALLDQISQGTSVSWPALPSTTAEHSLTGDAGWGVLSTPASPGAITPCQQAEDTDLWFAERTADVERAKAVCRTCPVREACLEGALDRGEPWGVWGGEVFQDGVVVARKRGRGRPRKDESAA
- a CDS encoding ThiF family adenylyltransferase, with amino-acid sequence MHLRPGLSVLWRGPGESQVGVDPRCAVVLDGLTPGDQRVVEHLTRGPTPADLQRVGRAVGVEPERVRELVARLKAAGVLDTRPTRSSWSLAVPDTEESYWSRLRDDGDGAAVLAVRASKRVAVVGLDRVGSFLATFLAMGGVGTLLLDDVSAVTEADLGVFQARDVGGRRATRAVTHLRAAFPRLRTSAPAGTRPDLVVTVSTAVADPLRLRHLRRAAIAHLPVVVGEVAVVVGPLVVPGRGPCTRCLDLHRVDADPAWPALAAQLLTSAPTGTPATLAQLGAALAAHQVLAALDDRTVTVTGATLEVTALDPVPLVRQWAPHPACGCDAPSAPATDPAAATTTPDQAAATTAATTDPAAVGPTSADGEEDGDGEPARADALAPAGSGGRA
- a CDS encoding zinc-dependent metalloprotease, with amino-acid sequence MSQDPARPEGGEQNSWEELLRSMMGPEAAEEAMRAMRASGLDPEAMSRAAGLPTDRNQLMMMLSQMQQLLSSGGGGPVNWNLAQNLARQTAHTGGDPSVTAAEAEQVRSALTVADLWLDAATELAPAGGRQEAWSRADWVERTLPTWKRLSEPVAASVAQALADTIAAQSEHMPPEMQALAQQMGAAEGMLRQLGGAVFGMQLGQAVGTLAREAFGPADTGLPLVEQPVSALVPANVAAFTEGLDAPAEEVRLFLAVREVAHARLFAHVPWLRAHLLGIVASYAGEITIDTEAMEEAVRGIDPTNPEQLREAFSGGVFALEQSPAQKAALVRLETALALVEGWVEEVTAQAVAPHLPHAVPLREMLRRRRATGGPAEQTFATLVGLELRPRRLREAATLWARLGEARGVETRDRLWSHPDLMPTPEELDNPDGFVASRQAARAAEEDVDAALAALLDGTLPDEAGRSPHDPAPGTSPSPGSGSPADGSGGEPGGDRTKDAPDDDAPRG